One genomic region from Lycorma delicatula isolate Av1 chromosome 1, ASM4794821v1, whole genome shotgun sequence encodes:
- the LOC142318403 gene encoding histone H3 has protein sequence MARTKQTARKSTGGKAPRKQLATKAARKSAPATGGVKKPHRYRPGTVALREIRRYQKSTELLIRKLPFQRLVREIAQDFKTDLRFQSSAVMALQEASEAYLVGLFEDTNLCAIHAKRVTIMPKDIQLARRIRGERA, from the coding sequence ATGGCCCGTACCAAGCAGACCGCCCGCAAATCCACCGGTGGCAAAGCTCCCAGGAAGCAGCTGGCGACCAAGGCGGCACGCAAGAGCGCCCCGGCCACCGGCGGCGTGAAGAAACCTCATCGCTACAGGCCTGGAACTGTCGCCCTCCGTGAGATCCGTAGATACCAGAAGAGCACGGAGCTACTCATACGCAAGCTGCCGTTCCAGCGGCTGGTACGTGAGATAGCGCAGGACTTCAAGACCGATCTCCGGTTCCAGAGTTCCGCCGTCATGGCTCTGCAGGAAGCCAGCGAGGCTTATCTGGTCGGGCTGTTTGAAGACACAAATCTGTGCGCCATCCACGCCAAACGTGTGACAATTATGCCGAAAGACATCCAGCTGGCTCGTCGTATTCGCGGAGAGAGAGCTTAA
- the LOC142334433 gene encoding histone H4 encodes MTGRGKGGKGLGKGGAKRHRKVLRDNIQGITKPAIRRLARRGGVKRISGLIYEETRGVLKVFLENVIRDAVTYTEHAKRKTVTAMDVVYALKRQGRTLYGFGG; translated from the coding sequence ATGACCGGTCGCGGGAAAGGAGGTAAAGGTTTGGGCAAAGGCGGAGCCAAGCGTCACCGCAAGGTCCTGCGAGACAACATCCAGGGCATCACCAAGCCGGCCATCAGGCGTCTGGCCCGCCGCGGCGGTGTGAAACGTATCTCAGGTCTCATATACGAAGAGACCAGAGGAGTACTTAAAGTGTTCCTCGAGAACGTAATCAGAGACGCAGTCACTTACACCGAACACGCAAAGAGGAAAACTGTAACCGCCATGGACGTGGTGTACGCGCTGAAGAGGCAAGGCAGAACTCTGTACGGCTTCGGCGGTTAA
- the LOC142334422 gene encoding histone H2A, protein MSGRGKGGKVKGKAKSRSSRAGLQFPVGRIHRLLRKGNYAERVGAGAPVYLAAVMEYLAAEVLELAGNAARDNKKTRIIPRHLQLAIRNDEELNKLLSGVTIAQGGVLPNIQAVLLPKKTEKKA, encoded by the coding sequence ATGTCAGGTCGCGGAAAGGGTGGTAAAGTGAAGGGAAAGGCAAAGTCGCGGTCTTCCCGCGCCGGTCTTCAATTCCCGGTGGGCAGAATCCACCGTCTTCTCAGGAAGGGCAACTACGCAGAACGTGTCGGAGCGGGCGCTCCGGTCTACCTGGCTGCCGTCATGGAATATTTGGCTGCGGAAGTATTGGAGTTGGCAGGAAACGCGGCCAGGGACAACAAGAAAACTCGTATCATCCCGAGGCACTTGCAGTTGGCCATCCGCAATGACGAGGAGTTAAACAAGCTTTTGTCCGGGGTCACCATCGCACAAGGTGGTGTCTTGCCGAACATTCAAGCCGTGCTTCTGCCGAAGAAGACCGAGAAGAAAGCTTAA
- the LOC142334429 gene encoding histone H2B — translation MPPKTSGKAAKKAGKAQKNIAKGDKKKKRKRKESYAVYIYKVLKQVHPDTGISSKAMSIMNSFVNDIFERIAAEASRLAHYNKRSTITSREIQTAVRLLLPGELAKHAVSEGTKAVTKYTSSK, via the coding sequence ATGCCACCTAAGACCAGCGGTAAAGCGGCCAAGAAGGCCGGCAAGGCGCAAAAGAACATCGCCAAGGGAGACAAGAAAAAGAAACGCAAGAGGAAGGAAAGCTACGCGGTGTACATCTACAAAGTGTTGAAGCAGGTCCATCCTGACACCGGCATCTCCTCTAAGGCGATGAGCATCATGAACAGCTTCGTTAACGATATATTCGAGCGCATCGCGGCCGAGGCTTCCAGGCTCGCCCACTACAACAAGCGGTCCACAATCACCAGCAGGGAGATCCAGACCGCCGTACGGCTTCTGTTGCCCGGTGAATTGGCCAAACACGCTGTCAGCGAAGGCACCAAGGCCGTAACCAAATACACGAGCTCTAAGTAA